The following nucleotide sequence is from Psychroflexus torquis ATCC 700755.
GCAAGAAATGCAACAATCCATCATGGAATACAGACAAACCGCTTCTGAAGATCTTCAGAAAAAACAAGAAGAACTCATGAGACCCGTCTTAGAAAGAGCAAGAGAGGTCATCCAACAAGTTGCTAGAGCAAAAGGCTATGACTATGTTTTAGATTCCTCACTCGGAGCAGGAGTCCTTATGGCAGACGGTTACGACCTGATGGCAGATGCTAAAACTGCTATTGGAGAATAATTAATTCACATTATATTTTTATAAAAAAAGACCATCTTTGTGATGGTCTTTTTTAGTTATATCCCCTATGTCTAAACACCCTGTTGTATTATTTGATTCTGGTGTCGGTGGTACATCACTCCTTAAGGAAATTATCCACTTACTTCCTCACGAAAATATAGTTTATCTGGCTGATAGTAAAAATGCTCCATACGGACTTCGAACAAGCCAAGATATCATCGCCTTAAGTATTAAAAATACGGAGTTGGCTATTCAATTGAAGGCTAAGATGATCGTTGTAGCCTGTAATACAGCAACAACAAATGCTATTTCATTTTTAAGATCTAACTATTCTCTTCCTTTTATAGGGATAGAACCCGCCATAAAGCCAGCAGCTCTAAATTCAAAAGCAAAGCGCATAGGTGTTCTAGCGACTAAAGGCACTTTAAGCAGTGAGTTATTTAAGCAGACCTCAGAGAGTTTTACTGAAGGTGTTAACGTCATTGAAGTGATTGGAAAAGGAATAGTGGAGGCTGTTGAGGGTGGCTGGACCAATGATGAGAGGTTCATTAATAACCTGAATCAACAAATCCAACCTTTTATTAAAGAGGATATCGATTATTTGGTATTAGGGTGCACACACTTCCCTTACATCATTCCTAAGCTTAGAGAATTACTTCCAAAGCATGTCACTCTTATCGATTCTGGGAGGGCAGTCGCTAAGCAAACCAAGGCTATTTTGAGAGAAAAGCATTTAAAGAACACAGATGATAGTTTTGGGGATATAAACATTTATACCAACACCGTCAACTCTTCTCATCTTCAAGAATTAATGAAGGATTATAGAAATGTAAGTATTACCCATATGGACTTTTAATAGTTTACAGCGGGGCAGTTACACTTATAACGCTTTCTATCTTCACCAAAATCATATCCTAAGGTAATCTGGTGGAAACCTCCAGTAGAAATCACATTCGAATTGGTTTGATAAGAATAGGTATACGCTACCATAAATCGATTATAATTAAAACCAAAAAAAGGTGACACATACTGAAGCTTTTGAGACTCTAGTTCAAAAGAACCAGAAGCTGCAAAATCTATCCCATCTAAAGCAGTTCTGTAAGATAGCCCACCCCAAATTTGACCAATGTTAAGTTGGTAATACGCCTTCACATTGAAATCGATATTGGATTGATTAAGCGCTTCTCTATGCTGAAAAAAAACTGAAGGTTCAAATAACCAACGTGATTCTGGTAAAGTAATGGTATAACCAACAGAGGTGAAGTATTGTCTTTGATTTTTAGTTTCGAAAATTTCTGAAAAAACTCTACGCTGCTGTGGGAGTAGATTTTTAAAAGTCACATGAGCAAAAAAATTCAAAAAGAAATATGAAAATCCAATATCTGAATTAAATAAGGTTTCGGAACGTTGAGACCCATCTATGGCAGGGTCTGGATTAACTATAGTGTTTAGCCCTGCTTGGTCAAAACGATCCTGAAGAATAGTGGCACTAAGTCCAAAAGAAAGTTGGTGGAGATCTGCTGTAGATCTGGAAAACATCAAATGGTAAGCAAAGGTGGCAGTTACACCCTGTTGTGAAAATCTTCCATTGGAGTCATTATAAAAAATCCCTCCGAGTCCTACTTTATCATTTAATCTCCCATTGACACTTAGCGTTTGTAAACTCGGGGCGTCCTTTACATCTAACCACTGTTGCCTAGCTGTTAACCTAACTTTATTGTAGTTTGAGGCTCCAGCCATAGAAGGGTGGACCAAATAATAGTTGTCTGTTAAATAATCTGAATAAATAGGTAAACTAGACCCTTGAGAAAAAGCAGTAAAAGAGAAAATAACGAATACTAGTATTGCTAAGCAATTACAACTTTTAGAAAAAATTAAAAAAAGGGGATTATTAAACAAAAGGATTTTAAAAGATTTAGTAATAAAAGAGAGTAAACACAAATATAAATTTTAAACCGCTATATTAATTTGTATTATCAAATTATTAATAGAAGCACAAAGTTGAAGCTTTGATTTTATTGTTTTGTAATTTTGCTCAAAAGAAAAATCATGCAGAATTACACGGTTGAAATTAAACCTACCAATAAACCCTCTATACTAAAATTTGAATTCAATGAATTTTTGACCAAACAAAAGGGCTATGAATATCATAATATCGAAGAAGCAATGAAGTCTCCAATTGCTTCTCAGTTATTCTACTTACCCTTTGTTAAAACAGTTTACATTTCTCAAAACTTTATTGCTATTGAGAAATTTAATATTGTAGAGTGGGCGGATGTACAAAACGAGATCTCAGAACAGCTTCTAAAACATATGAATGATGGCGGTAAAATTGTCGATGAGAAAGAAGAAAACTCTGTCAGCAAAATTCCTGTGACCGTCTATGCAGAAAGCACTCCTAACCCTTCAGTGATGAAATTTGTCGCTAATAAAAAACTGGTGTTGGAGTCTGCCGAATTTAAAAGCATCGATGATGCGGAACTCTCTCCTCTTGCTCAAAAATTATTTCACTTTCCTTTTGTCAAAGAAATATTTATGGATGATAACTATATCTCCATCAATAAATACGACATGGCAGAGTGGGAAGAAATTACCAACGAATTGAGAGGCTTTATAAAAGATTATCTCGAAGAGGGGGGAAAGATTTTAGAATCTGGAAAAGTCCAATCTAAAAAAACAGAGGCCCCTTCTCCAGAAATTGACACTAGCAATCTTGACGATATTTCTAAAGAGATTGTACAAATCCTAGAAGAATATGTGAAACCAGCTGTTGCCAGCGATGGAGGAAACATCATGTTTAAGTCTTATAACGCCGAGTCAAAAGATGTGCAAGTCATTTTACAAGGAGCTTGTAGTGGGTGTCCATCCTCTACCATCACCTTAAAAAATGGTATTGAATCCATGCTTAAAGAAATGCTACAGGGTAAAGTAGAGACCGTAACAGCCTTTAATGGTTAGTTGAAGGAATTAACAATCAATTCGGCGGTTTTACGACTTGCTCCGACTCCGCCGAGCTTTGTTTTCAATTCTTTATACTCCTTTTGTATATCTTCCCGCTTCTTAAGATCTAAGACTTTATCCAATTCTTGTTGAAGTTGTTTGACATTGAAATCACTTTGGATGAGTTCTTTAACGACTTCGCGATCCATTATTAAATTTACCAAAGAGATAAAACGCAAATTGACAATTTGTTTAGCTATTAAATAAGACACAGCATTTGCTTTATAACAAACCACTTCCGGCACTTCAAACAAAGCGGCTTCTAAAGTTGCAGTGCCCGATGTAACCAAAGCTGCATGAGCTTGACTCAATAAGTTATAAGTGTCGTTTTCTATCAATTTCACTTCCGAATTGGATACAATCGACTTATAAAACTCTTCATCTTGGCTTGGTGCTCCCGCAATAACAAATTGGAAAGACGGATAATGTTCTACTACTGAAAGCATAACCGACAGCATTTTAGAGATTTCTTGCTTTCTACTTCCCGGTAACAAAGCAATGATAGGTTTATCTTCCAATTTATGCTTTAGCTTAAAGGCTTCAAAGCTGATGTCTTTTCGTTTTTCAATTTGATCTAATAAAGGGTGGCCTACGAAATGAACTGGAAAATCATGCTTATTCTCATAAAAGTCTTTTTCAAAAGGCAAAATCACATACATATGATCTATATCTCTTTTTATCGCTTTAATTCGGTTTTCTTTCCACGCCCATATCTGCGGAGAAATATAATAATGTGTTGCAAACCCTAATTCTTTTGCCCATTGAGCAATCCTCATATTGAATCCAGGATAATCTATAAAAATGATAGCGTCAGGTTGATATCCTAATATATCAACTTTACAAAAATTAATATTCTTAAAAATAGTTTTAAGGTTTGTAATCACCTCCCAAAACCCCATAAAAGCGAGTTCTCTATAGTGTCTAACAAGTGTACCACCAACTTCTGCCATAAGGTCACCTCCCCAAAACCTAAAATCTGCGGAGGTATCTTTTTCTTGTAGGGCTTGCATTAAATTGGAAGCATGCAGATCTCCAGATGCTTCTCCTGCTATAATATAATATTTCATGAACTCAATTTACCTATCTACAATAGCGAAATTACAATAAATTAAGCATTACTCCTTGGGGGAATGCCAACTTCCCCTAAGGAGTTCCTGTGGGATTTGTTACCTTTGCATAACTTTTTTAGATAAGATTTTATGATTCAATCGATGACCGGTTACGGTAAAAGCAAATTGGAAGTAGCTGGCAAAACTTTTGTAGCAGAACTCAAATCTCTCAATAGTAAGCATCTAGATGCTAACGTAAGACTACCTTCAGAACTTAGAGAGCTAGAACTTCCCCTTAGAAATAGATTATCAAAAGCACTAGGACGCGGTAAAGTAGACTTGTCCTTACAGGTAGAAAAGCATGAAGCAGAAAGCTCTGCAAAGATAAATATCAAAGTAGTTGAAAGTTATCTGAGTCAACTTCAGCAATTTCCATCTTCTACAAATGGAGACTACAACCGTTTGTTACAGATTGCAATGTCAATGCCAAACGCTTTGAGTTCAGAAAAAAATGAGCTAGAAAAAGAGGATTCTGAAGCAGTTTATAAAGTTTTGGAAATGGCTTTAGAACAGATTAATCAATTTAGATCCGATGAAGGAGAGGTCTTAAAAAAAGACTTTGAGCTTCGCATCGATACCCTCACCGAATTACTTTTAAAAGTAAAAGACATCGATCCAGAACGCATCGCCAACGTGAAGTCTAGATTGCGAAAAGGCATTGAAGATCTAAAACAGAAGGTGGATGAAAACCGTTTCGAACAAGAATTGATTTATTACATAGAAAAATACGATATCACCGAAGAGAAAACAAGGCTAGACAACCATCTAGATTATTTCAATAAAGCGTTAAACTCTTCAGATTCTAACGGAAGAAAATTAAATTTTATTTGCCAGGAAATAGGAAGAGAGATCAATACCATAGGCAGTAAATCTAACTTTGCTCCCATGCAAAAAGCCGTTGTACAAATGAAGGATGAGCTAGAAAAAATAAAGGAGCAACTCCTTAACGTATTATAGGTATGGGCGAATCAAAACAGGGCAAACTCATTGTATTTTCTGCTCCATCTGGATCTGGCAAAACCACTATTGTAAGACATCTCTTAAGCAAAGAGGATCTAAATCTAGAGTTTTCGATTTCTGCAACCTCTAGATCACCAAGAGAAGACGAAATCGACGGAAAAGATTATTATTTTATGGATTTGAAGGCGTTCAAATCCTATATTAAAAACGATGACTTTTTGGAATGGGAAGAGGTGTACAGAGATAACTTTTACGGAACCTTAAATTCTGAGATAGATAGAATCTGGGCTATGGGAAAACATGTGGTTTTTGATATAGACGTTGTGGGGGGGTTGGATATTAAGCGTATTTATCCCACACAAACCTTAGCGGTATTCGTTGAGCCTCCAAGTATCGAAGAACTTAAAATCCGACTTAAAAAAAGGAAAACAGAGTCTGAAGATCGCATTGCCATGCGTGTTGCAAAAGCCTCTATTGAAATGGCCACCGCTCCACAGTTTGACCATATTATAGTCAATGAAGATTTGGATAAAGCTCTGGACGAAGCCTACCACTTAGTAAAAGATTTTATTCAGTAGATATGAAAAAAGTTGGTCTTTACTTTGGAACGTTCAATCCTTTTCACATCGGGCATTTGATTATTGCAAATCATTTGGTAGAACATACAGACATGGATGAGGTTTGGCTTGTTATTACTCCACAGAGCCCGTTTAAAAAGAAAAAAAATCTTTTAAAAAATCATCATAGATTAGAGTTGGTTTATCGAGGTACAGAGGATTATGAAAAATTAAAACCTTGCGATGTGGAATTTAACTTACCTCAACCAAGTTATACCTCCAAGACGCTAGCGGAACTCAAAGATTCACATCCAGACTTAGACTTTTCTTTGATTATGGGAGAGGATAATTTGGTAAATTTCCATAAATGGAGAAATTTCCAAACTATTTTGGACAACCATGAGATCTATATTTGTCCACGACACACTAAATCTGAAGTTCCTGAACAGTTCTTGAATCATCCAAAAATCAATATCACCACCACTCCTCAAATGGAAATCTCTTCAACGCTAATAAGGGAAATGATAAAATCTGGTAAAAATACACGCCCTCTTCTTCAGCACAAGGTCTGGGAATATATGGATGAGATGAATTTTTATAAATAAGCAGATAGCCTGTGCTCGACTTAAAGGTATTTTCCTCCAAGAGTAAATGTGATTATCTTTAAGATTTTTTAAATTAACTATAGAACATAGAAATTAAGATATAGACACTAAAACAAAATATATGACTAATTCTAATCCGAATTTTGGCGTTATAGGTGGTGGAAGCTGGGCTACCGCAATAGTAAAAATGCTATGTGAAAATGTATCGCAAGTGAACTGGTATATGAGAAACAAAGAAGTCATAACCCACATTGAGAAAGAGCACCACAACCCAAATTACCTTAGCGCCGTAGAATTTGACCCAAAGCAAATCAACTTATCCGATGATATCAATAAGGTCATCCAGGAATCAGATTTTCTAATCTTCGTTGTGCCTTCAGCCTTTTTAAAAAAAGAACTTGATAAAGTAACGGTCAGTTTAAAAGACAAAATCATATTTAGTGCTATAAAAGGGATTGTTCCAGAATCTCAGAGTTTGGTTGGGGAACATTTTCATCATGAATATGACATCCCTTTCGACAAAATTGGGGTGATCACGGGACCCTGCCATGCGGAAGAAGTCGCTTTAGAACGCCTTTCTTATTTAACCTTGGCCTGTGCCAACGACGATCATGCCAATACCTTAGCAACGTACTTGAGAAGTGACTATATAAAATGCAATATTTCCGAAGACATTATCGGTACAGAGTATGCTGCTGTACTCAAAAATATTTATGCTATTGCTGCAGGAATTGCTCATGGCTTAGGCTATGGTGATAATTTCCAAAGTGTCTTGATGAGTAATGCAATACGGGAGATGAAACGCTTCATCAAAAAACGCTATAAATTGAAACGAAATATCAATGATTCTGCGTATTTAGGAGATTTGTTGGTCACAGGATATTCAGTCTTTAGCCGTAATCGCTATTTTGGAAATATGATAGGAAAAGGCTATACGGTAAAAAGTGCTCAAATGGAAATGAGCATGATCGCAGAAGGATATTATGCCACTAATTCGGCTTACGAAATCAGTAAATCTTACGGGAATAAAAAACCCAAAACTCCTATCATCAATTCCGTTTATAAAGTTTTATACGAAGGTGAAAATCCAAAAGAAGTCTTTACCAAACTAGCTGATAAGCTAAACTAACCATTACTTTACTATGAATTCTATTTTAAAAGGAGGGCTTCTAGTCGCTCTTGGTGCTTCTTGCTACGGCTTGCTTACCACTTTTGTGAAACTGGCTTACGAGGAGCATTACACTCCTTACGAAGTGACCTTTGCTCAGCTTCTTATTGGCTTTATAGCTTTGGTTATTTTAAATCTCTTTCTAAAGAAAAGTGAGCCTCCTATAAAGGACTCAAAACTGAGACGCAAGACTATTTTATATCTTATCCTATCTGGGACGTCTCTTGG
It contains:
- the murI gene encoding glutamate racemase yields the protein MSKHPVVLFDSGVGGTSLLKEIIHLLPHENIVYLADSKNAPYGLRTSQDIIALSIKNTELAIQLKAKMIVVACNTATTNAISFLRSNYSLPFIGIEPAIKPAALNSKAKRIGVLATKGTLSSELFKQTSESFTEGVNVIEVIGKGIVEAVEGGWTNDERFINNLNQQIQPFIKEDIDYLVLGCTHFPYIIPKLRELLPKHVTLIDSGRAVAKQTKAILREKHLKNTDDSFGDINIYTNTVNSSHLQELMKDYRNVSITHMDF
- a CDS encoding PorP/SprF family type IX secretion system membrane protein; this encodes MFNNPLFLIFSKSCNCLAILVFVIFSFTAFSQGSSLPIYSDYLTDNYYLVHPSMAGASNYNKVRLTARQQWLDVKDAPSLQTLSVNGRLNDKVGLGGIFYNDSNGRFSQQGVTATFAYHLMFSRSTADLHQLSFGLSATILQDRFDQAGLNTIVNPDPAIDGSQRSETLFNSDIGFSYFFLNFFAHVTFKNLLPQQRRVFSEIFETKNQRQYFTSVGYTITLPESRWLFEPSVFFQHREALNQSNIDFNVKAYYQLNIGQIWGGLSYRTALDGIDFAASGSFELESQKLQYVSPFFGFNYNRFMVAYTYSYQTNSNVISTGGFHQITLGYDFGEDRKRYKCNCPAVNY
- a CDS encoding NifU family protein, with the protein product MQNYTVEIKPTNKPSILKFEFNEFLTKQKGYEYHNIEEAMKSPIASQLFYLPFVKTVYISQNFIAIEKFNIVEWADVQNEISEQLLKHMNDGGKIVDEKEENSVSKIPVTVYAESTPNPSVMKFVANKKLVLESAEFKSIDDAELSPLAQKLFHFPFVKEIFMDDNYISINKYDMAEWEEITNELRGFIKDYLEEGGKILESGKVQSKKTEAPSPEIDTSNLDDISKEIVQILEEYVKPAVASDGGNIMFKSYNAESKDVQVILQGACSGCPSSTITLKNGIESMLKEMLQGKVETVTAFNG
- the lpxB gene encoding lipid-A-disaccharide synthase, producing MKYYIIAGEASGDLHASNLMQALQEKDTSADFRFWGGDLMAEVGGTLVRHYRELAFMGFWEVITNLKTIFKNINFCKVDILGYQPDAIIFIDYPGFNMRIAQWAKELGFATHYYISPQIWAWKENRIKAIKRDIDHMYVILPFEKDFYENKHDFPVHFVGHPLLDQIEKRKDISFEAFKLKHKLEDKPIIALLPGSRKQEISKMLSVMLSVVEHYPSFQFVIAGAPSQDEEFYKSIVSNSEVKLIENDTYNLLSQAHAALVTSGTATLEAALFEVPEVVCYKANAVSYLIAKQIVNLRFISLVNLIMDREVVKELIQSDFNVKQLQQELDKVLDLKKREDIQKEYKELKTKLGGVGASRKTAELIVNSFN
- a CDS encoding YicC/YloC family endoribonuclease encodes the protein MIQSMTGYGKSKLEVAGKTFVAELKSLNSKHLDANVRLPSELRELELPLRNRLSKALGRGKVDLSLQVEKHEAESSAKINIKVVESYLSQLQQFPSSTNGDYNRLLQIAMSMPNALSSEKNELEKEDSEAVYKVLEMALEQINQFRSDEGEVLKKDFELRIDTLTELLLKVKDIDPERIANVKSRLRKGIEDLKQKVDENRFEQELIYYIEKYDITEEKTRLDNHLDYFNKALNSSDSNGRKLNFICQEIGREINTIGSKSNFAPMQKAVVQMKDELEKIKEQLLNVL
- the gmk gene encoding guanylate kinase gives rise to the protein MGESKQGKLIVFSAPSGSGKTTIVRHLLSKEDLNLEFSISATSRSPREDEIDGKDYYFMDLKAFKSYIKNDDFLEWEEVYRDNFYGTLNSEIDRIWAMGKHVVFDIDVVGGLDIKRIYPTQTLAVFVEPPSIEELKIRLKKRKTESEDRIAMRVAKASIEMATAPQFDHIIVNEDLDKALDEAYHLVKDFIQ
- the nadD gene encoding nicotinate (nicotinamide) nucleotide adenylyltransferase; translation: MKKVGLYFGTFNPFHIGHLIIANHLVEHTDMDEVWLVITPQSPFKKKKNLLKNHHRLELVYRGTEDYEKLKPCDVEFNLPQPSYTSKTLAELKDSHPDLDFSLIMGEDNLVNFHKWRNFQTILDNHEIYICPRHTKSEVPEQFLNHPKINITTTPQMEISSTLIREMIKSGKNTRPLLQHKVWEYMDEMNFYK
- a CDS encoding NAD(P)H-dependent glycerol-3-phosphate dehydrogenase; protein product: MTNSNPNFGVIGGGSWATAIVKMLCENVSQVNWYMRNKEVITHIEKEHHNPNYLSAVEFDPKQINLSDDINKVIQESDFLIFVVPSAFLKKELDKVTVSLKDKIIFSAIKGIVPESQSLVGEHFHHEYDIPFDKIGVITGPCHAEEVALERLSYLTLACANDDHANTLATYLRSDYIKCNISEDIIGTEYAAVLKNIYAIAAGIAHGLGYGDNFQSVLMSNAIREMKRFIKKRYKLKRNINDSAYLGDLLVTGYSVFSRNRYFGNMIGKGYTVKSAQMEMSMIAEGYYATNSAYEISKSYGNKKPKTPIINSVYKVLYEGENPKEVFTKLADKLN